A window from Drosophila subobscura isolate 14011-0131.10 chromosome O, UCBerk_Dsub_1.0, whole genome shotgun sequence encodes these proteins:
- the LOC117899172 gene encoding uncharacterized protein LOC117899172 → MWSPIEALKFIALMLILQETEGIFKYKNIKCKCYEKSFCEFTTCELKILGRGIVGLNMHAQMNQLPITRIKAQVTTFRRFSGYRPFLYNVTVDFCGFMKNPKRYPFFFMVHDAIRNFSNFNHSCPYNHDIIINRMVLTDEMISKIPVPSGYYKLLISMASEGIWRGEVEAYLEVNVGYDR, encoded by the exons ATGTGGAGTCCAATCGAAGCATTGAAATTTATAGCCTTGATGCTGATCCTGCAGGAGACGGAAGGCATTTTCAAGTATAAAAATATCAAGTGCAAGTGCTATGAGAAATCGTTTTGCGAGTTCACGACATGTGAGCTCAAGATACTGGGCCGAGGCATTGTGGGGCTCAATATGCATGCGCAAATGAATCAGCTGCCCATCACCAGAATAAAG GCTCAGGTGACTACGTTCCGACGATTCAGCGGATATCGACCATTTCTGTACAACGTCACTGTGGATTTTTGCGGCTTCatgaaaaacccaaaacgcTATCCGTTCTTCTTCATGGTGCACGATGCCATACGAAATTTTAGCAACTTTAATCACAGCTGTCCATATAAT CATGATATCATTATCAATCGAATGGTGCTCACTGATGAAATGATCAGTAAAATACCAGTGCCGAGTGGATACTACAAGCTATTGATCAGTATGGCCTCCGAAGGCATTTGGCGCGGCGAAGTTGAGGCGTACCTGGAGGTCAATGTGGGCTACGATCGCTGA
- the LOC117897680 gene encoding LOW QUALITY PROTEIN: uncharacterized protein LOC117897680 (The sequence of the model RefSeq protein was modified relative to this genomic sequence to represent the inferred CDS: inserted 1 base in 1 codon), whose amino-acid sequence MLILHVSDGLFKYKNIKCKCYEKSYCEFTKCELKVLGRGIVGLNIYAKANQVPITKAKAVLTMFRRFNGFRPFLYNISLDVCDFLKNPKRYPFFFMVHDALRNFSNFNHSCPYNHDIIVNRMVLSDEMLRRVPVPTGFWXLVATEGIWRGEVEAHLEVNLGYDR is encoded by the exons ATGCTAATCCTTCACGTATCGGATGGACTTTTCaagtacaaaaatatcaaGTGCAAGTGCTATGAGAAATCTTATTGCGAGTTTACGAAATGCGAGCTCAAGGTTCTCGGTCGTGGCATTGTGGGACTCAATATCTACGCAAAGGCGAATCAGGTGCCCATCACGAAAGCAAAG GCAGTCTTGACCATGTTCCGAAGATTCAATGGCTTTCGACCCTTCCTGTACAACATCTCGTTGGATGTCTGCGACTTCTTGAAAAACCCAAAGCGCTATCCGTTCTTCTTCATGGTGCACGATGCTTTACGCAACTTCAGCAACTTTAATCACAGCTGTCCCTACAAT CATGATATCATTGTCAATCGAATGGTGCTTAGTGACGAAATGTTACGCCGAGTGCCCGTTCCTACTGGATTCT TTCTCGTGGCCACCGAAGGCATTTGGCGCGGCGAGGTGGAGGCACATCTGGAAGTCAATTTGGGATACGATCGCTGA